The Haematobia irritans isolate KBUSLIRL chromosome 1, ASM5000362v1, whole genome shotgun sequence DNA segment tATCAACCAatcatcagaataaattcgggtaattcactcaacccaaagtgaactacacttgaaccttccgaaaaagaaaattttgtcaaaactttatttctatagaaaattttgtcaaaattttatttctatagaaaattttgtcaaaattttatttctatagaaagttttttcaagattttatttctgtagaaaattttgtcaaaattttatttttgcagaaaatgtcaatattttaattctatagacaattttcttaaaattttatttctatagagaatttggtcaaaattttaattctatagaaaattttcctaaagttttatttctttagaaaattttgtaaaaattttatttctatagaagattttgtcaaaattgtatttctgagaagattttattaaaattgtatttgtatgaaaaattttgtcaaattatatttctacagaaaattttgtaaaagttttatttctaaagataattttgtcaaaattttatttctatagaagattctgtcaaaattttatttctatagaaaatttgtaaaaattttatttctgtacaattaACTCAAATATAATCTAGAGAAAATAAGACTGTACTTTAAGGGGATATATCAACTATAACGTTCATAAATATAACTTTAGAAGTCGGAGTGCGATTATACAAAAAATATCCAAGAAAAATAGGTTAGAGccctttaaatttgcaaaaaataccTTAAACGGTCTGAGAAGCAGTAAAAATGTGTTCTATTTTCTGACGAATCAAAGTTTATCATGTATGGTTCAGATGGCAGATATATAGTACGAAAGTCCAGAGATCAAAATCTTTATCCCAAATATACAGAAGGTGccttcaaatatgttgggggcaatATTGTGGTCTGGGGGTGTTTTTCTGGGTAATTTATTGGCCCGATTCGTAGCATCGAGTGTATTATGCAGTCGGAGGACCATAAAAACACTTTACTGGGAAAGACGCTTGTTTCGATGTTTCAAGCCGAAAATGACCCCAAGCACTCGTGTAAGGTGgtaaagccaaaaaaaaaacttcgtgtGCTTGACTGGTCTGACCAGTTGGCCGATGGAAATCTCATTAAAAACCCTtgggaaattttaaaacaaacaattttgaacaaattttgtgaataacCACTGTACAATTTCCTGGCTTGGTCTTCTGAAAGTGGACTGTATTCGGTTTTATCGAAGCTCGGAAAATGTAAGGAGTGCCAAGTAAAAGAAAAGCAAAAGAAATAGAACAAAGACAGGTTTCAGATTCAGAATATGTGACAGTTTTATTTAAGGATCGCTGCTGCTTACCAGGTTGAAGTGATAAATTGAAGTGAGTAATGAAAAAAATGGTAAACTATGAACAACTATTACAATCAAAAAAAGAGTACAAGTCAGTGAAAATGAGACAACTAGTCTTAGATATAAAAAGCTTTTCTTGCTTGATGATTTAAAGTAGAGTTACCACTAATAGAATATAAAACTAGAGcaattattttcaatgaaaGTTAAGATGATAAATTCAATAATTCAATTCATTTGAAAGTAATTCATGTTCTTAAAGATACATTTTAGGATGTAATTAGAAAATAGACGAAGACTGTTAAACTGGGTTTAACATGCCGCCCGCCTTGCAGGACTGCAACGTTGGTAGCGACATGCTCCGGAAATAAGCCAACCGAAAATGCTGCTTTGTAAAATGGGCATATTTGATGATGTTCTTATCATTCCAGCTCTAAGTATTCCAGGTAATTGATCGTTGGCAATTATAATTTCAATGTTAACTGGATTATAGAAATTCGGATCTGCCAGTTCATTTATATGGTTATAAATAGCCTTTAGAGAAGGCTCCGTTGTTGGTTTTGGCAAATTGTTGTGGAATCGAGGTTGTACCAGGGCGTTGATTTGTATTTTAACCTGAGGGTCGTAATATGACTCTAAGTTAATCGtacaatatttcatattttctctGGTAGTAGTACGCAGCTTCAAACGATCGACCAACCCTTTCAATATTGTGGTTTGAGCTTCTCCAGTGCTCAACAGAAGTCGCACTTTCTCTGGGCCATTTGATGTAACTACTCGGGCGAGCGCTGTGGGTACGAAGA contains these protein-coding regions:
- the LOC142219474 gene encoding uncharacterized protein LOC142219474 isoform X2 translates to MNRSSNSSIPTCRICKKRHFVKHCPQFQRMTAIQRRDVIREKGFCFNCLCTAHQRNFCPSRNKCMVCQKNHHTMVHVDTPQQQPPSVQSSTPRNRRSSNVSRQIQSVPNRRSRQSHLHERLSRRLHTHVFVPTALARVVTSNGPEKVRLLLSTGEAQTTILKGLVDRLKLRTTTRENMKYCTINLESYYDPQVKIQINALVQPRFHNNLPKPTTEPSLKAIYNHINELADPNFYNPVNIEIIIANDQLPGILRAGMIRTSSNMPILQSSIFGWLISGACRYQRCSPARRAAC
- the LOC142219474 gene encoding uncharacterized protein LOC142219474 isoform X1, which codes for MSITHLALSICSNSSIPTCRICKKRHFVKHCPQFQRMTAIQRRDVIREKGFCFNCLCTAHQRNFCPSRNKCMVCQKNHHTMVHVDTPQQQPPSVQSSTPRNRRSSNVSRQIQSVPNRRSRQSHLHERLSRRLHTHVFVPTALARVVTSNGPEKVRLLLSTGEAQTTILKGLVDRLKLRTTTRENMKYCTINLESYYDPQVKIQINALVQPRFHNNLPKPTTEPSLKAIYNHINELADPNFYNPVNIEIIIANDQLPGILRAGMIRTSSNMPILQSSIFGWLISGACRYQRCSPARRAAC